The genomic interval TTTGAACAGAAGTGAAGAatagataaataataatagatgAATAGGTATACAATTAAAACGGGATAAACAGGGAGATGTACTATTCGACACTGTGTATGAGAGGTACCTTTGTGAGCAGTTCCTTGAGGAAGGTGCTGATGAGTGTGGCGATCTTGTCTCCGTCCAGCAGGTGGAAGCGACCGTGGTCGTCGCTGTAGTAGTACACGATGCGGTCGGCGTCGCCGTCGAACGAACAGCACCGCTCGCCCGCCTTCATAACGATACCTTTGGCCAGAGATGACATGGATTACATGAAAAAAATGCTAACTGGCTCAatctctgtccccccccgcAAGATATGTATTTGCCAGGCACAGTATATATATCAAATGAATATGATTAATCAGGATAATCAATAGAGAAATTCAGTTTTTTCCATCATTTGAAGGGATCCCTTCAAAAAGGTCTGATTCACGTAATTTGTTCTTTGGTGGTACTCAATGTAACTCAATATTTACGCATTTTCAATTCTAATACAACTAAATGGCTTGTATGGGTTAAGAGGTGTTGGCTCAGCACATAATGAGTCGCTCAAAGGTCTCAAATGTAATATCGGTTGATTACTGAGCGGTTTAAGGGCTTGAGATTATATGGGGGTAGTAAATTAATTTTAAGATAAAGATTCATCTCAGGTCTTATCGCTATTCTGATTATTTGTATCGTTGCATAACTttttattgaattaaaaaaactCAGCAGGTTACAGTCCGACAGGTGAATCACCCCCCTCGAAGAGAGAACATAAAACATCTGAAGCGTTACTTCCTCGTTCCTAAGTAACTGCACAGGTGGGCTGCATCTTTAACGTCTGCCCGCTGGCATCTTAAAGGTCCCACAAaatacccccaggtgtgagtgtgattagccgttgcaagccgttttgaaaatctgcctgttctgacatcacaagggggAGTGCcctcctagatgtgtgctggatagttCAGCCTACCAGCCGACCcattggactgtagcaaacgttgctcatttACCTGtcctacatctaggtggacacgcccacttgtgatgtcggaagaggctgattttcaaaacggcttgtaatagCTAATTACACTTGCACCagttggtataatatgtcaaccTTTAAAAACATGGATGCATTGATACCTTTCGGAGAATTCTGCTGCACTTTGACGAAGTCGGCCCCACACTGGTGGTTGAGCTTCCCGCCCGTGCCGTCGCAGAACAGGGACACCTtcagcgccccctgcaggtaGGGTTCCATCTCGCGCAGCTTTAGCGCGCCGATGCCGTTGGCCCCGTCTACCAGCAGGCACTTCTGGTCATCCGTGCGGTTGGGCGCCTGCCGAAAGGAAGacgaagaaagaaagaggatcACACACGTTTCaatggatggaggaggaggaggaagggtcaATTATTGAattgaacatatatattttttccatcaaataaagaaaaaaaagaaaaaagcaataataaacagtaaaataaaataaaaagacagtTACAATTAAGTAATATTTGAACAATGAAACCGACAAATGAAAATAAACTGCCTTACAATTGCTTTACCCGAAATGTAtggttaaataataataataatttgagcAGTCCTTTATAAGACACTTTGATCCAAAGTGCCGTACAGTGACTGATCAGTCATTAGGAGTTAGACGCCGACTCAAGAAGGCATTCAGGGAGGGTTGGACATTCAGCCGTCAAATTATTGAGCCGTGCACACTCACAGACTTGGTCAGTTGGATGAAGGCCTGCGACAGCTTGCTGTAGTAGCCCTCCACCGAGGCCTTCCCGTACCCGCCCCGCGTGTTGCAGCAACACACCATGTAGTGGAGCTGAGGGGTGGTCACCAGGCCGTAGtctgacacgcgcacacagacacacacacacacacacacacacacacacacagacacagacacagacacagacacagacacagacacactcacacgcacgaaGAAAAGAGGGAGTTGTTTAACATGGGAAACGTTGAATAGACATCCGGGAACATTCTGAAAGCAGGAAGCAACAGGTAGGGTGCTCAccgatgcctacaggtaggatGGAAACCATTATAAAAGCTAGTACCTTTCAGCTGGAAATGTATCACCTGAGCCCAATGCACAAATCCTTTCCGCACCAATTCAAGTGTGAATGTAACCAAAtcccacatttacatttacatttagggcatttagcagacgcttttatccaaaacgatttacaataagtacatttgtcataatcCCACAAGATACACACACGGTTTGTTTATTTACCTCACCTTTGCTTCGTCCGTCCAGGGCAGTCACCCCATCCAAGACAGCATCTGATAGTCTGGCACTGCTGCTCCTAAGGGTACGAGACACATGTTTGCATCTGCATCTATGTTGGGGATGTTGTTGTACTATATACACAGTAGCTCTGTAAAACATGGGTTTGGGTTCGGGGTATTTACTTGATGAATCGTTTCACACATAAACTCTGATGGCAGACAACCTGAAATCTTTGTGAACTGGGTTCTTCACTTTCTTAGGCTTATAATTTGATTTGGACCAATCAGGTTCCTTGGTGGCGTGGATCTGACCGTTGGAAACACATCAAATGTAATACGGTTTGGAATCGATTGAAAAAGACTGAATCGTACAGGTCTGTCAATTGGGTTGTCATGGTTTTGATCtttcaaaaaagaaaataaacaaatgattAGACTCCAGACTATACCAGACTGCACTCTGGCTTTAGAAAAGCTAACGGTTTGGATGAACAACACTGCGAGGGCGGTGTGCATCGATTGCTAGACCCTTCGGCAGCGCAGTCCCTGAAGTGCCGCCACAGCCGATCGGGTTGGAGGTCTAATTAAAAATATGCCCTccgaagcgcacacacacacaaactattgtTTTCCCTTCGGCCGGCGGGAGGACAAGCTAAAACATCTTGTCTGGACACAGGCGTCCTTTGATAAACTCTCTGTAGAGGTTTTAATACAAACCGGTGTAGTAGACCCGACACTGTAGTAATTGATTGGACAAAATTGTCTGCTGAAACCTCTATCTTTTGAGTTTCTCATCGAGCCCGATCAAATATCTCagtaacaaaacaggaaacccTGTGTGGCTCCACTCATCACATTAGCTGGGTTTCCGGCCCAATTGCTGGGCAGTCGCCCCCCAGAAGTTCAACAATATTATAGTCGAACTTTGGGATCCGAGATCACTTGATGCATCGCGAATGCCAAAGATTAGTTATTCAATTAATATAGGTATGAAAGCTGTAATGGATAGTGCAGTGTAGAAATATTGAATAGTAGAAATGATGATGTTGACAAACACTAAAAACTGTATACATGTTATGCAACACGGTTATGCAATCTCATTTATGCAGTTTGAAGATTTACCCAGGCTAAAAGAGGAGAACCTGTATCTACTGACATAGGTGGAGCCAAACGGGAAATACAGGGTGGAACGATATGCGTCCTGCCTCCCTATCCGTCTCTTACATTGCCATTCAACTGCCAACAGGTGTACTTTGACAGGGAGGGACTGCAACTACTGCAAACAACTCCCCTCTATTGACTTCAATATCTATACATTTGTGTGGGGAACCCGTATACATCATAAAGGGACCTACTTATGGTGGGATCTGTCTTCCATTCATTCGTTTCCAAAGAAGCATCACAATGTGTATTATCTATTTTAACCACATGTTTTGTCTCGCTAGGCTGTCAATAGCAGTCGGCTGAAAAgtcaaaataacaacaaatcTGTCCACCACTAATACCACGATAGCAGATGTAATCGTATGAACTACAGATATAAAGCATAAAAGTCAAACCGGTTGTAGAGAAAACCAGTCCGGCCCCATACCTGGTATCTCTGCCCACAAAGACTTCAGCTTCCTGGTTCGTCAGGTCGATGGACTCCTTCTGGACGAGGTCCTTCAGAACAGTGATCAAGTGATCCTGCTCTGCATTGGCCAGCTGAGTGGCGTAGACCTCCCACGCGGGGGTCAACATCTCCCCCATGGGGTCGATCAGCTTCACCCCGTTGTCTTCCTGGACGAGAGGGAGGGACGTAGAGAATGACAAAGAGAGTCGGAagcttattcattcattcaagtcATCAACACAATAACGATACGGGTGAATATAGAGTGAATGAAGACATCCGAGGAAAGAGGGGGGAATGAACAGAAAAAAATCTGTATCTGCTGAATTAATATCAACTGTAACAGTAATGCTGACTGCAGCACCATTGGGATCAAAATAGTAAATCATGTTAGTTAGTTAGAAATGTATTGTCCCCTTGGGGAAATTGTTCTCAGCGAAAAGACAGATACACATGACcgttaacaacaacaacataaaaaataaaataaatatgtcatCATATATCTTATCTACAAGTGGTTCGACGACAGCAGAACGAGGCTAAAGGTGAAGTGAGAGATTTCCAGGGGAAAACACCTCGACGGGCTTACCTCAGGGTTGTGGGACGCAGTAACCATGACTCCGATGATGGCTTTGGTGTTTATGGACCTCAGTGTGGCAAGAAGGCCCATCCGAAACATTACATGATCCAGATGATCCGCATTGGTTCGAAAGCCCGCTGTTCCATACTGCAGAACCAACCCGACTGGTTTAGGGTGTAACTTGGACTTCTCTGATACTTCTTGCCATTGTGCCATTActgaaacacaaaacattaaatCGGTGCTATgactaaaaaaacaacacatcaTAGCTGATGCTAGTTGTATTGTTTTGACAGCAGGGCATTGGAAGTGCATGACAATGAATATAACATGTAAGCAGCATTTTAATGTATTGATTGACATGCAGTTGGCTTTATACAATTTAATTCTACAATGGTATATCTGTATTTGAATCACTCAAACACTCAAAGAAGCAGGAAGTATTGTAGGAACAAATTGAGCATATCCCAGAATTCGGACTATTTTTTCCTTTAAACTCAGAACTCGAAAAAAATCCtctaatcctcttccgtatCTATATGACACACGATtgcatatattattatatatatattggatatacagacgtaaaatacataaaatacaaaTCTCCCCGAAGTAAAGAAATGTAACAAGCGGAATTAAGCAATTGTGGTTTAATTCGTGCGAAACCATAACAGTTCTACAAAGTGCTACTACTTACTGGTATCTTCTCAAGATTCCTAAAGTGTAATAACTCATGAGTGAATCCTAATTTTGTGTAGTGGAATGGAGACCGTGGACAATTTATAAAAGGAGACGTGGCTACATTTCCGTGTATGGTCACGTGACGGCGTAAGCTCCTCCGATAGGCTGGCACACCACTGTGTATGGACGAAGATAGACGTCCCTTTAAGAAAAGGGCATGCTTTTTCTAGGTAATGTTCAGTGTGTATTAATGGGGAGGCTGTTAATGTCGAATTTCTGTGTCGCACCAATGCATCAAATAGCCATAATATTCTCATGGGACCCAGCACGATTGACGTAATTAACCTGTCCCACCATCGGCCTGCATAGGTCAACATTCAAATAAATTATGAAAGGATGAATTAGCCATATGCTTAGACTAAATAATAGATTTAGATACACTCTTTCAATATAATACACACCCATTTATTTCGCGTAATGGCTGTCCTAATGACTATCTCTGGATCCAATCTATTCAACAGGCTATGATTTTAAAGAACAATTCTCTATTCTTCTGATCTGATTGATATTATGCTTTCAAAGAAGAAGCGGGATACATGTTTTATAtgctgtaggcctatacacCCGTTTACcttgatcaaataaaataaacccaCACGATGTGAACGTGATGCTCGTGAACTCGAGCGTGCGGACCTTCTTGATGCGTACAAGCAGCAGTCCAAATGCTTCTGTCACGCTCATAAATTAACCCTTTTGGCGCATAGTGGTGCGATGTGGTGGTTGGGCCTAGAAAGGAACGTGCTATCCTGGCCACAGCAACTAATACAGGGACGGGTATCAttgtagaccccccccccccctactgaaGTCGAATCGCATAGCATTTGCTGAAGGTGAATTTAAATGACAACATTGatgcacacaaataaatacaggCTAACGTAACTCGGAGAacattctgtcttttttttccttttctttttaatgCTTGCGTCGCGCATCATCACAATTGCCGACTCGCGAGCGCCACCAGGGAGCGGCGCGcgcccccacctctcccttccGTCGCGAGGAGCCGGTGGAAGACACAGCACAGGATATATTTCCCGCTCTGGAACGACTAGATCAAACGCGAAGACCGCTACCGTCGATCTGCGTTAATTTTGAAGACATTTAGGGGGGCATGTATTTAAAACAGTTGTTTCCTTATTTTTTCTTCCACAGTTGACAGTTAGAAAAAAAAGCCAGCTAAACCGATGCCCTTTCTAAACGGAAATATTTAACCGACTCATGGATTGCGGGTTATTATAGATCCTAAGGTCCGCCATGAATTTTCACGATATTTCATTATCTCCTATCTCATCCTACTTTATATTCACTCTCctgtttctttcttccttttaaatgtatttacataTTTCTCTAGCGCTAGCGAATCGGTTCCCCTGCCAGCGGAGTGTTACGTAACAGCGAGGCTTCAGCTAGCCGAGGTGCTGAACTGAACGGTGCTAGACTACCCGGGCGAGCCGAGGGGAACCATAACCTTGCGTAAG from Gadus macrocephalus chromosome 21, ASM3116895v1 carries:
- the pgm3 gene encoding phosphoacetylglucosamine mutase; amino-acid sequence: MAQWQEVSEKSKLHPKPVGLVLQYGTAGFRTNADHLDHVMFRMGLLATLRSINTKAIIGVMVTASHNPEEDNGVKLIDPMGEMLTPAWEVYATQLANAEQDHLITVLKDLVQKESIDLTNQEAEVFVGRDTRSSSARLSDAVLDGVTALDGRSKDYGLVTTPQLHYMVCCCNTRGGYGKASVEGYYSKLSQAFIQLTKSAPNRTDDQKCLLVDGANGIGALKLREMEPYLQGALKVSLFCDGTGGKLNHQCGADFVKVQQNSPKGIVMKAGERCCSFDGDADRIVYYYSDDHGRFHLLDGDKIATLISTFLKELLTKAGLDLKIAVVQTAYANGSSTRYLEDTMKVIVRCAKTGVKHLHHVAQEFDIGVYFEANGHGTVLFSKAAEAKIQQLCDDSEGERQGAATLLKNSVDLINQTVGDAISDMLLIEAILAIKGMTVQQWDAIYTDLPNRQLKVKVSDRRVIDTKDAERKTVSPAGLQEAIDRLVERHQDGRSFVRPSGTEDVVRVYSEAATQESADALGHEVSLAVYRLAGGVGGEPKPLE